Part of the Sphaerochaeta associata genome is shown below.
AAGCAGGAAGCGTATGCTGACGGAAGTATGGACTGGATGTGTTGGTCTGGAATGGAAGACTATTGTTCAGCAGTCTTATCTGTGTTACAATGTATTACATGAAGAAGGAGTACAATAATGGGCTTATCAGTACGATTGAAGCAGGATGAGCTTGAGCTCATACAACGGTATGCAGAATTGAAAGGTTTAACTATCTCAGAGCTTGTCCGTCAATCAATCCTTGAGCGCATCGAAGACGAGTTTGACCTTAAGCTCTATGAAAAAGCAATATC
Proteins encoded:
- the relB gene encoding type II toxin-antitoxin system RelB family antitoxin, producing MGLSVRLKQDELELIQRYAELKGLTISELVRQSILERIEDEFDLKLYEKAISEFHNNPVTYSLDEIEQELGLQ